The following proteins are encoded in a genomic region of Zea mays cultivar B73 chromosome 9, Zm-B73-REFERENCE-NAM-5.0, whole genome shotgun sequence:
- the LOC103638892 gene encoding transcription factor MYC2: MNLWTDDNASMMEAFMASADLPAYPWGAPAGGGNPPPPQMPPAMAMAPGFNQDTLQQRLQAMIEGSRETWTYAIFWQSSLDAATGASLLGWGDGYYKGCDDDKRRHRPPLTPAAQAEQEHRKRVLRELNSLISGGASAAPAPAPDEAVEEEVTDTEWFFLVSMTQSFLNGSGLPGQALFAGHHTWIAAGLSSAPCDRARQAYNFGLRTMVCFPVGTGVLELGSTDVVFQTAETMAKIRSLFGGGPGGGSWPPVQPQAAPQQQHAAEADQAAETDPSVLWLADAPVVDIKDSYSHPSAAEISVSKPPPPPPPPQIHFENGSTSTLTENPSPSVHAPPAPPAPPQRQQQNQGPFRRELNFSDFASNPSLAAAPPFFKPESGEILSFGVDSNAQRNPSPAPPASLTTAPGSLFSQSQHTATAAANDAKNNNNNNKRSMEATSLASNTNHHPAAAANEGMLSFSSAPTARPSAGTGAPAKSESDHSDLDASVREVESSRVVAPPPEAEKRPRKRGRKPANGREEPLNHVEAERQRREKLNQRFYALRAVVPNVSKMDKASLLGDAISYINELRGKLTSLESDRETLQAQVEALKKERDARPHPHPAAGLGGHDAGGPRCHAVEIDAKILGLEAMIRVQCHKRNHPSARLMTALRELDLDVYHASVSVVKDLMIQQVAVKMASRMYSQDQLSAALYSRLAEPGSVMGR, from the coding sequence ATGAACCTGTGGACGGACGACAACGCCTCCATGATGGAGGCCTTCATGGCCTCCGCCGACCTCCCCGCCTACCCCTGGGGGGCGCCGGCCGGGGGCGGCAACCCGCCGCCGCCGCAGATGCCGCCGGCGATGGCGATGGCGCCGGGGTTCAACCAGGACACGCTGCAGCAGCGGCTGCAGGCCATGATCGAGGGGTCCAGGGAGACCTGGACCTACGCCATCTTCTGGCAGTCCTCCCTGGACGCCGCCACCGGCGCGTCGCTGCTAGGCTGGGGCGACGGCTACTACAAGGGCTGCGACGACGACAAGCGCAGGCACCGCCCGCCGCTCACGCCCGCCGCGCAGGCCGAGCAGGAGCACCGCAAGCGCGTGCTCCGCGAGCTCAACTCCCTCATCTCCGGCGGCGCctccgccgcgcccgcgcccgcgcccgacgAGGCCGTCGAGGAGGAGGTCACCGACACCGAGTGGTTCTTCCTCGTCTCCATGACGCAGTCCTTCCTCAACGGCTCGGGCCTCCCCGGCCAGGCGCTCTTCGCGGGCCACCACACCTGGATCGCCGCCGGCCTCTCCTCCGCGCCGTGCGACCGCGCGCGCCAGGCCTACAACTTCGGCCTCCGCACCATGGTCTGCTTCCCCGTCGGCACGGGCGTGCTCGAGCTCGGCTCCACCGACGTCGTGTTCCAGACCGCCGAGACCATGGCCAAGATCCGCTCGCTCTTCGGGGGCGGGCCGGGGGGTGGCTCGTGGCCGCCCGTGCAGCCCCAGGCGGCGCCGCAGCAGCAGCACGCCGCCGAAGCCGACCAGGCGGCGGAGACGGACCCATCCGTGCTGTGGCTCGCCGACGCGCCGGTCGTGGACATCAAGGATTCCTACTCGCACCCGTCGGCGGCCGAGATCTCCGTCTCCaaaccgcctccgcctccgcctccgccgcaGATTCACTTCGAGAACGGGAGCACGAGCACGCTCACGGAGAACCCCAGCCCCTCCGTGCACGCGCCGCCAGCCCCGCCGGCGCCACCGCAGCGGCAGCAGCAGAATCAGGGCCCGTTCCGCCGGGAGCTCAACTTCTCGGATTTCGCGTCCAATCCTTCCTTGGCGGCGGCCCCGCCGTTCTTCAAGCCCGAGTCCGGCGAGATCCTCAGCTTCGGCGTCGACAGCAACGCCCAGAGGAACCCGTCGCCGGCGCCTCCCGCCAGCCTCACCACCGCTCCCGGCAGCCTATTCTCGCAGTCGCAGCACACGGCGACCGCCGCGGCGAACGACGCgaagaacaacaacaacaacaacaagcgtTCGATGGAAGCCACCTCCCTGGCGAGCAACACCAACCAccacccggcggcggcggcgaacgAGGGCATGCTGTCCTTCTCGTCGGCGCCGACCGCGCGGCCGTCGGCAGGCACGGGCGCGCCGGCCAAGTCGGAGTCCGACCACTCGGACCTGGACGCGTCCGTGCGCGAGGTGGAGAGCAGCCGCGTCGTGGCGCCGCCGCCGGAGGCGGAGAAGCGGCCGCGGAAGCGCGGGCGGAAGCCCGCGAACGGGCGCGAGGAGCCGCTGAACCACGTGGAGGCGGAGCGGCAGCGGCGGGAGAAGCTGAACCAGCGCTTCTACGCGCTGCGCGCCGTGGTGCCCAACGTGTCCAAGATGGACAAGGCGTCGCTGCTCGGCGACGCCATCTCCTACATCAACGAGCTCCGCGGCAAGCTGACGTCGCTGGAGTCGGACAGGGAGACGCTGCAGGCCCAGGTCGAGGCGCTCAAGAAGGAGCGCGACGCGCGGCCGCACCCGCACCCCGCTGCCGGGCTCGGCGGGCACGACGCCGGCGGGCCGCGCTGCCACGCGGTAGAGATCGACGCCAAGATCCTGGGGCTGGAGGCCATGATCCGCGTGCAGTGCCACAAGCGCAACCACCCGTCGGCGCGGCTGATGACGGCGCTCCGCGAGCTCGACCTGGACGTGTACCACGCCAGCGTCTCCGTCGTCAAGGACCTCATGATCCAGCAGGTCGCCGTCAAGATGGCCAGCCGCATGTACTCGCAGGACCAGCTCAGCGCCGCGCTCTACAGCCGCCTTGCGGAGCCCGGGTCTGTCATGGGCAGGTAA